One part of the Mangrovibacillus cuniculi genome encodes these proteins:
- the rocF gene encoding arginase yields the protein MKSISLIGVPMDLGQMRRGVDMGPSAIRYAGVVERLENIGHTVRDRGDVLIEAAERVQDPSTNLRNLKAVAKGNTELAITVDKVITEGDFPLVLGGDHSIAMGTIAGLARHYSNLGIIWYDAHGDLNTGETSPSGNIHGMPLAVSLGIGHPTLTSIHGDSPKIKPENIVIIGARSLDEGERTLIKEKGIKVYTMHEVDRLGMTQVMDETISYLKEKNLDGVHLSLDLDALDPQEAPGVGTPVPGGATYRESHLAMEMLEESKLITSAEFVEVNPILDEKNKTAATAVALIGSLFGEKLL from the coding sequence ATGAAATCAATCTCTTTAATAGGTGTACCAATGGATTTAGGTCAAATGAGACGTGGAGTAGACATGGGGCCTAGTGCTATCAGATATGCAGGTGTAGTAGAACGTTTAGAAAACATCGGTCATACAGTAAGAGATCGAGGGGATGTTTTAATTGAAGCAGCTGAAAGAGTGCAAGACCCTTCTACTAATTTGAGAAATTTGAAAGCGGTTGCTAAAGGGAATACGGAGCTGGCCATAACGGTTGATAAAGTTATTACTGAAGGGGACTTTCCTTTAGTACTAGGTGGGGACCATAGTATTGCGATGGGCACAATTGCTGGGCTAGCAAGGCATTATAGTAATTTAGGGATTATTTGGTATGATGCACATGGAGATTTAAACACTGGAGAAACCTCTCCATCTGGTAATATACACGGGATGCCACTAGCGGTTAGTTTAGGAATAGGTCACCCGACTTTAACTTCCATACACGGTGATTCTCCAAAAATAAAACCGGAGAATATTGTTATCATTGGAGCAAGATCTCTAGATGAGGGAGAACGAACGTTAATTAAGGAAAAAGGAATTAAGGTATATACCATGCATGAGGTAGACCGTCTTGGAATGACTCAAGTAATGGATGAAACTATCAGTTACTTAAAAGAAAAGAATCTAGATGGGGTGCATTTATCTTTAGATTTAGATGCGTTGGATCCACAAGAAGCACCAGGGGTAGGAACACCGGTTCCAGGTGGAGCTACTTATAGAGAAAGTCACTTGGCTATGGAGATGTTAGAAGAGTCAAAGTTAATTACTTCAGCTGAATTTGTAGAAGTAAATCCTATTCTAGATGAGAAAAACAAAACTGCGGCTACAGCAGTTGCTCTCATTGGCTCTTTATTTGGTGAGAAGCTTTTGTGA
- a CDS encoding aspartyl-phosphate phosphatase Spo0E family protein — translation MKSLEEHIEYCRQKMVKLASKYSFAHSEVVAASVELDQLLNQLWLENNKKNVRKS, via the coding sequence ATGAAGAGTTTAGAAGAACATATTGAATATTGTCGTCAAAAGATGGTGAAACTCGCTTCAAAGTATTCCTTTGCACACTCAGAAGTAGTTGCAGCAAGTGTAGAACTAGATCAACTATTAAATCAACTATGGCTAGAAAATAATAAAAAGAATGTCAGGAAGTCCTGA
- the sigW gene encoding RNA polymerase sigma factor SigW, translating into MDLLVKKRIKQVLAGDQNAYGEIVELYKDKVFQLCYRMLGNRHEAEDMAQEAFIRAYVNIHTYHLDRKFSTWLFRIATNVCIDRIRKKKPDYYLDAEVAGTEGLTMYSQIASTELKPDEEVEQLEIGHTIQQEIMQLPEKYRSVILLKYMEELPLQEISEILDMPLGTVKTRIHRGREALRKRLRHL; encoded by the coding sequence ATGGACTTACTAGTAAAGAAGAGAATTAAACAGGTATTAGCTGGTGATCAGAATGCGTATGGTGAAATTGTTGAACTTTACAAAGATAAAGTCTTTCAATTATGCTATCGAATGCTTGGTAACCGTCATGAAGCGGAAGATATGGCACAAGAAGCGTTTATTCGTGCATATGTAAATATTCATACGTATCATCTTGATCGGAAATTTTCCACGTGGTTGTTTCGGATAGCCACTAATGTATGTATTGACCGTATCAGAAAGAAAAAGCCTGATTACTATTTAGATGCAGAGGTTGCAGGGACGGAAGGTTTAACGATGTATTCTCAAATTGCTTCTACGGAATTAAAACCTGATGAAGAAGTAGAACAATTGGAGATAGGTCATACAATACAACAAGAGATAATGCAATTGCCAGAAAAGTATCGATCAGTTATTTTATTAAAGTATATGGAAGAATTGCCTTTACAAGAGATTAGTGAAATATTAGATATGCCTCTTGGAACTGTGAAGACGCGTATACACCGAGGAAGAGAAGCGCTTCGCAAACGATTAAGACACTTATAA
- a CDS encoding anti-sigma factor family protein, which produces MINAMHDYLDGDLSVEEQQQLMAHLNQCQDCLEHFNELKKVIALVQSTSHISAPDNFTQNVLDKLPKEKKRIGAKRWLQQYPLLSAAAMFIVLMGGSLFTTWNGTDEFSYTKQPNLVASGDTVVVPPGETVQGDVIVRNGNIKIEGKVDGSVTVINGDKYLASAGSVTGEIEEIDQAFEWLWYQMKKLGKQFVP; this is translated from the coding sequence ATGATCAATGCTATGCATGATTATTTAGATGGCGATTTATCGGTAGAAGAACAACAACAGTTAATGGCGCATTTAAATCAATGCCAGGACTGTTTAGAGCATTTTAATGAATTGAAAAAAGTTATTGCACTTGTCCAGAGTACTTCTCATATTAGTGCACCAGATAATTTCACACAGAATGTATTAGATAAACTACCGAAAGAGAAAAAACGTATCGGTGCAAAGAGATGGTTACAACAATACCCTCTATTATCCGCGGCTGCTATGTTTATTGTTTTGATGGGTGGCAGTTTATTTACTACTTGGAACGGAACAGATGAGTTCTCCTATACAAAGCAACCTAATTTGGTTGCTAGTGGTGATACTGTAGTGGTTCCACCAGGTGAAACGGTTCAAGGTGATGTAATCGTGCGAAACGGTAACATCAAAATTGAAGGAAAAGTAGATGGAAGTGTTACTGTTATAAATGGCGATAAATACTTAGCTTCTGCTGGTTCCGTAACTGGTGAGATTGAGGAGATTGATCAAGCATTCGAATGGTTGTGGTACCAGATGAAAAAGTTAGGAAAACAATTTGTGCCATAA
- the cdaA gene encoding diadenylate cyclase CdaA has translation MPFEDFMMLDYMTNIIDILLVWFVIYKIIMVIKGTKAVQLLKGIFVIIIVQTLSVFLGFDTLSAMMEQVIEWGFLAIIIIFQPELRRALEQLGRGRLFARSGNQEEEETKLIIDHIGTSISYMAKRRIGALLSIERETGLGDYIETGIPLQSKITSELLINIFIPNTPLHDGAVVLQKNQIAAAACYLPLSESAFISKELGTRHRAAIGISEVTDAITIVVSEETGAVSLTKNGELHRGLSVEDLKSLLSEELLSSSKSKQNNSSLFSMRGKRND, from the coding sequence ATGCCTTTTGAAGACTTTATGATGTTAGACTACATGACTAACATCATTGATATATTATTAGTTTGGTTTGTCATATATAAAATAATTATGGTAATCAAGGGGACCAAAGCGGTTCAGCTATTAAAAGGGATCTTTGTTATTATCATTGTTCAAACACTTAGTGTGTTCTTAGGATTTGATACGCTTAGTGCGATGATGGAACAAGTAATCGAGTGGGGTTTCTTGGCCATTATAATTATCTTCCAGCCTGAGTTGAGGAGAGCATTAGAGCAACTTGGAAGAGGAAGACTTTTCGCTAGAAGTGGCAATCAAGAAGAAGAAGAAACGAAATTAATTATTGACCATATTGGTACGTCTATAAGCTATATGGCAAAACGTCGTATCGGCGCGCTTTTATCAATCGAGCGTGAAACTGGATTAGGTGATTACATAGAAACAGGAATACCTCTTCAGTCTAAAATTACGTCAGAACTTCTAATTAACATCTTCATACCTAATACTCCATTGCATGATGGAGCGGTGGTGTTACAAAAAAATCAAATTGCTGCAGCAGCTTGTTATCTCCCTCTCTCGGAGAGTGCCTTTATTTCAAAGGAACTGGGTACTAGACACAGAGCAGCAATTGGAATAAGTGAAGTAACAGATGCTATTACCATTGTTGTTTCTGAGGAAACGGGAGCAGTGTCATTAACGAAAAATGGTGAGCTACATCGTGGGTTGAGTGTGGAAGATTTAAAGAGTCTATTATCAGAAGAGTTGTTATCTTCTTCAAAATCAAAACAAAACAACTCCTCACTATTCTCGATGAGGGGGAAGCGTAATGATTGA
- a CDS encoding YbbR-like domain-containing protein has protein sequence MIDKFMESKWFMRVVALLLALLLYSSVNFDQDQSPQTASSSDSLEVIEEVPVDVIYDNENFVVTGAPSTVTMTIEGPRAIVQSTRAQKEYEVFIDMSNADIGEVNVPIQVRNISEKLTVTLDPTYADVSLQERVSKEFSVEAEFDTSQLAEGFESDTPIVDPTKVTIVGAKNVIDQITYVKAALNIGSEVDETILTNAPIRVLDRDLNLLNVVVEPARVEVRVPVRNPSKTVPVEIVQSGKLPDGVTLNSISTDVKEITLYGRQSVLDRIERYEVKVDVTKLEEDDVVNIPVNLQDGLNRASEDEIPVQVDITKEEERTFSDVSISTSGLENGLEVEFVTPKNGRTNVTASGESTIVQELEGSAFTLLLDLSGLEAGEHTIPIDVDGPDNVVWSFPSKNVTIRIIEPDSENA, from the coding sequence ATGATTGATAAGTTTATGGAAAGTAAATGGTTTATGAGAGTAGTGGCACTACTGTTAGCATTACTCCTGTATTCATCCGTTAATTTTGACCAAGATCAATCTCCCCAGACTGCTAGTAGTTCTGATAGCTTGGAAGTGATTGAAGAAGTACCAGTGGATGTTATTTACGATAATGAAAACTTTGTAGTGACAGGAGCTCCATCAACGGTCACGATGACAATTGAGGGCCCTCGGGCAATTGTGCAGTCTACTCGAGCACAAAAAGAATATGAAGTATTTATTGATATGTCTAATGCAGACATAGGCGAAGTAAATGTTCCTATACAAGTAAGGAATATTTCCGAGAAGCTAACAGTTACCTTAGATCCAACGTATGCAGATGTTTCTTTACAAGAAAGAGTATCGAAGGAATTCTCTGTAGAAGCAGAATTCGATACGTCCCAACTTGCAGAAGGATTTGAATCTGATACCCCTATTGTGGATCCAACGAAAGTAACAATCGTCGGTGCAAAAAATGTAATAGATCAAATCACGTATGTAAAAGCTGCCTTAAATATCGGTTCTGAAGTAGATGAAACGATATTAACCAATGCTCCTATCAGAGTGCTGGATAGAGATCTAAATCTATTAAATGTAGTGGTAGAGCCCGCTAGAGTGGAAGTTAGAGTACCAGTACGAAACCCTAGTAAGACAGTTCCTGTTGAAATCGTTCAATCAGGTAAACTACCAGATGGAGTTACACTGAACTCTATTAGTACAGATGTAAAAGAAATTACTTTGTACGGCCGACAAAGCGTTCTAGATCGAATCGAACGTTATGAGGTGAAAGTAGATGTAACCAAATTGGAAGAAGACGATGTGGTAAATATACCGGTTAATCTACAAGACGGTTTAAATCGAGCAAGTGAAGACGAAATTCCGGTACAGGTAGACATTACAAAGGAAGAAGAGAGAACGTTCTCTGATGTTTCCATCTCTACTTCTGGATTAGAGAATGGTCTAGAAGTAGAGTTTGTTACTCCTAAAAATGGACGTACGAACGTTACAGCTTCAGGAGAGTCTACCATTGTACAAGAATTAGAGGGTTCTGCTTTTACTTTACTATTAGATTTAAGTGGCTTAGAAGCAGGAGAACATACTATTCCTATAGATGTAGATGGACCGGACAATGTAGTTTGGTCTTTCCCGTCAAAGAATGTAACGATTAGAATAATAGAACCAGACAGTGAAAACGCCTAG
- the glmM gene encoding phosphoglucosamine mutase yields MGKYFGTDGVRGIANTELSPELAFRLGRFGGYVLTKNTKQQRPKVIIGRDTRISGHMLEGALVAGLLSIGAEVMRLGVISTPGVAYLTKALGAQAGVMISASHNPVADNGIKFFGPDGFKLSDSQEAEIEELLDQVKDTLPRPVGGDLGQVSDYFEGGQKYLQYLKQSVDEEFTGIHVALDCAHGATSSLAAHLFADLDADITTMGATPDGLNINEGVGSTHPEKLAELVLEKGADVGLAFDGDGDRLIAVDEKGQIVDGDQIMFICGKYMKQEGRLKHSTVVSTVMSNLGFHKGLEELNIEGVQTAVGDRYVVEAMKENGYNLGGEQSGHIIFLDYNTTGDGLLTGLQLVNIMKATKKSLSELAGEMKQYPQKLVNVRVTDKHAVTDNDKVAEVIRQVEEEMGGNGRILVRPSGTEPLVRVMAEAPTQEACDTFVDRIAEVVKEEMGLS; encoded by the coding sequence ATGGGTAAATATTTTGGAACAGATGGCGTACGTGGTATTGCTAATACGGAATTATCGCCGGAGTTGGCATTTCGTTTAGGTCGCTTTGGAGGATACGTATTAACAAAGAATACAAAGCAGCAGCGTCCGAAAGTGATTATCGGACGTGACACACGTATTTCTGGCCACATGTTAGAAGGTGCATTAGTTGCTGGATTGCTATCCATTGGAGCTGAAGTCATGCGTTTAGGGGTCATTTCGACACCTGGAGTAGCTTATTTAACAAAAGCGCTTGGAGCACAAGCGGGAGTGATGATTTCTGCATCACATAATCCTGTTGCGGATAATGGTATTAAGTTCTTTGGTCCAGATGGTTTTAAACTATCTGATAGCCAGGAAGCGGAAATTGAAGAATTACTAGACCAAGTAAAAGATACGCTACCTCGTCCTGTTGGAGGAGATTTAGGACAAGTAAGCGATTATTTTGAAGGTGGACAAAAGTATCTTCAGTACTTAAAACAATCTGTTGATGAAGAGTTTACAGGTATTCACGTAGCGCTTGATTGTGCTCATGGCGCAACAAGTTCTTTAGCAGCACATTTGTTTGCAGATTTAGACGCAGATATTACTACGATGGGTGCTACACCTGATGGGTTAAACATCAATGAAGGCGTTGGATCTACTCATCCTGAGAAGCTAGCAGAACTAGTGTTAGAAAAAGGAGCAGATGTAGGACTTGCATTTGATGGAGATGGTGACCGTCTAATTGCAGTAGATGAAAAAGGACAAATTGTTGATGGTGACCAAATTATGTTTATCTGTGGTAAATATATGAAGCAAGAAGGCCGCTTAAAACACTCTACTGTCGTGTCTACAGTTATGAGTAATCTAGGTTTCCATAAAGGACTAGAAGAACTGAATATTGAAGGTGTTCAAACAGCTGTAGGTGATCGCTATGTTGTAGAAGCGATGAAAGAAAATGGGTATAACTTAGGTGGAGAACAATCTGGTCATATTATTTTCTTAGATTATAATACAACTGGTGATGGTCTACTAACTGGGTTGCAGTTAGTAAACATTATGAAAGCAACGAAAAAATCGTTATCAGAGCTTGCTGGTGAGATGAAGCAATACCCTCAGAAGTTAGTAAACGTTCGTGTAACGGATAAGCATGCAGTAACAGATAATGACAAAGTAGCAGAAGTTATTCGTCAAGTGGAGGAAGAAATGGGTGGTAACGGGCGTATTCTAGTTCGTCCATCTGGAACAGAGCCATTAGTTCGAGTAATGGCAGAAGCACCTACACAAGAAGCGTGTGATACATTTGTTGACCGTATTGCAGAAGTAGTAAAAGAAGAAATGGGATTATCTTAA